The Trichosurus vulpecula isolate mTriVul1 chromosome 4, mTriVul1.pri, whole genome shotgun sequence genome contains a region encoding:
- the LOC118845273 gene encoding small nuclear ribonucleoprotein G-like encodes MSKVHPLKLKKFMDKKLSLKWNCGRYIQGILQVFDPFMNLVIDEYVEMAPGGRQSITGIVVIQRNIIIMLEALE; translated from the coding sequence ATGAGCAAAGTGCACCCACTCAAGCTAAAAAAATTTATGGATAAGAAGCTATCATTGAAATGGAATTGTGGGAGGTACATCCAAGGAATATTACAGGTGTTTGATCCATTTATGAATCTTGTGATTGATGAATATGTAGAGATGGCACCAGGTGGGCGACAGAGCATTACTGGAATAGTGGTAATCCAAAGAAACATTATCATTATGTTAGAAGCCTTGGAATGA